In Pelecanus crispus isolate bPelCri1 chromosome Z, bPelCri1.pri, whole genome shotgun sequence, the following are encoded in one genomic region:
- the MRPS30 gene encoding large ribosomal subunit protein mL65, translating into MAASRGRRLLWHGRCWFSQTGAASSLQPPDSLYPPIVASATAKSKAAKRRRLEHFHQRVHAAASIEEKLRLYGQLQRPKYMLYPQTFALNADRWYRSFTKTVFVPGLPPIAASAAAKGPRAGAPEAAKTPEGAARVAPGVAKAPESGTAVPGAAKTPELAAGAAPYVDMAELRSLACDALLQESFYQKKKRPFLYRDQDHTPGPFLTQLVSTLSAFLCGCNPLLAASSLDLKPEVNYYWHHGEEVIVHGHRKGRVDPVRFQIDDKPHLQIRVPKQLPEIVPLESDLGDVPVIDHKPSKLPLFKKQYENKVFIGSKVADPCCYGHTQFHLIPDKLKRERFVKANLEDQIEVLYRANGIASLFAWTAAQAMYQGFWNEADVTRPFVSQAVVTDGKYFAFFCYQLNTLALTVETIQNNSRKNICWGTDSKPLYDVVEDGSVKGFNDEVLLQLVRFLLNRPKEL; encoded by the exons ATGGCGGCGTCCAGGGGGAGGCGGCTGCTGTGGCACGGCCGGTGCTGGTTCTCGCAGACGGGGGCCGCTTCATCTCTGCAGCCCCCCGACTCGCTCTACCCGCCCATAGTGGCTTCCGCCACGGCGAAGAGCAAAGCGGCCAAGCGGCGGCGCCTGGAGCATTTCCACCAGCGGGTGCACGCGGCGGCCTCGATCGAGGAGAAGCTGCGGCTGTACGGGCAGCTTCAGCGGCCCAAGTACATGCTTTACCCGCAGACCTTCGCCCTCAACGCTGACCGCTGGTACCGGAGCTTCACCAAGACCGTCTTcgtgccggggctgcccccgaTAGCGGCGTCGGCAGCCGCCAAAGGCCCGAGAGCGGGGGCGCCGGAGGCCGCGAAAACCCCGGAGGGTGCGGCGCGAGTGGCACCCGGGGTCGCCAAAGCCCCAGAGTCGGGAACGGCGGTACCAGGGGCTGCGAAAACCCCGGAGCtcgcggcgggagcggcgccgTACGTGGATATGGCCGAGCTGCGCTCCCTGGCCTGCGACGCCCTTCTGCAGGAGAGCTTCTACCAGAAAAAGAAGCGGCCGTTCCTCTACCGCGATCAGGATCACACCCCTGGCCCGTTCCTTACGCAGCTCGTCTCCactctctctgctttcctgtgcGGTTGCAACCCGCTGCTGGCTGCCTCCTCCCTTG ATCTAAAACCTGAAGTTAACTATTATTGGCATCATGGTGAGGAAGTGATTGTTCATGGACATCGAAAGGGTAGAGTTGATCCTGTACGATTTCAGATAGATGATAAACCACACCTCCAGATCCGTGTACCAAAGCAACTTCCAGAG ATTGTACCACTGGAGTCAGATCTTGGAGATGTTCCCGTTATTGATCACAAACCATCCAAACTGCCATTGTTCAAAAAGCAGTACGAAAACAAGGTATTTATAG GATCAAAGGTAGCAGATCCATGCTGTTACGGACACACCCAGTTTCATCTTATTCCTGATAAACTAAAGCGGGAGAGGTTTGTAAAAGCAAATCTTGAGGATCAGATTGAAGTTCTTTATCGAGCTAATGGTATTGCAAGTCTCTTTGCCTGGACAGCAGCACAAGCAATGTATCAAG gaTTCTGGAATGAAGCAGATGTGACCCGTCCTTTTGTATCGCAGGCAGTAGTGACTGATGGAAAgtactttgctttcttctgttacCAGCTAAATACTTTGGCACTAACTGTGGAAACTATCCAAAATAACTCTCGGAAGAAT